A genomic stretch from Achromobacter spanius includes:
- a CDS encoding AraC family transcriptional regulator, with amino-acid sequence MSSLLLPDPCTGPVQPHEWWRGTLPTVPATDDWEDVIEKVLRVDEGVSLVVLDGCPRRTLTIPAPGAPVFGMQVWLEGDALLALEGGEPLKVAGGAALLFNHERVMGWATHLPARRRVRMVDIRYTPAALVRAGGTMPIGLLRQRFHRDVSVPAHGSLVASLDAPASLLALAGSLSSDAPSAADARRLWYRAKTLEMLSAFVQLLSLPAALAGPAAHEHQRVRHACQLLRDRCAEHWPPGLLARTVGLSEKRLQQLMRECVGRSVHAYLSDMRLARASDLLQAGMSVTQVAGEVGFSSLSHFSKVFKLRYGASPRSW; translated from the coding sequence TTACTGCCCGACCCCTGCACGGGTCCCGTCCAGCCGCATGAATGGTGGCGCGGTACGCTGCCGACCGTGCCCGCCACCGACGACTGGGAAGATGTCATCGAAAAAGTGCTGCGGGTTGACGAGGGTGTCAGCCTGGTGGTGCTGGATGGTTGCCCACGGCGGACCTTGACGATTCCCGCGCCGGGCGCGCCAGTGTTCGGCATGCAGGTCTGGCTGGAAGGCGATGCCCTGTTGGCGCTGGAAGGGGGCGAACCGCTGAAGGTGGCTGGCGGCGCGGCGCTTTTGTTCAACCACGAGCGCGTGATGGGCTGGGCCACGCATCTGCCGGCCAGGCGTCGGGTGCGGATGGTGGATATCCGCTACACGCCGGCCGCACTGGTGCGCGCGGGCGGCACGATGCCCATCGGCTTGCTGCGGCAGCGTTTCCACCGCGATGTCAGCGTACCGGCGCACGGGTCGTTGGTGGCGTCGTTGGACGCGCCCGCCAGCTTGCTGGCCTTGGCGGGCAGCCTTTCCAGCGATGCGCCGTCAGCGGCGGACGCGCGGCGCCTTTGGTATCGCGCCAAGACCCTTGAAATGCTGTCGGCATTCGTGCAGCTACTGTCCTTGCCTGCCGCGCTGGCAGGCCCCGCGGCGCATGAGCATCAACGGGTGCGTCACGCGTGCCAGCTCTTGCGGGATCGCTGCGCGGAACACTGGCCGCCCGGACTCCTGGCGCGCACGGTGGGGCTGTCAGAGAAGCGCTTGCAGCAATTGATGCGCGAATGCGTGGGCCGTTCCGTGCATGCCTATCTGAGCGATATGCGCCTGGCCCGCGCATCGGACTTGTTGCAGGCCGGCATGAGCGTTACGCAAGTGGCTGGCGAGGTGGGCTTTTCCAGCCTGAGCCACTTCAGCAAGGTCTTCAAACTGCGCTATGGCGCGTCGCCGCGATCCTGGTAA
- a CDS encoding DUF4148 domain-containing protein, whose translation MKTLVSALILSASVIGAAQAGELDYPPPLNTASTVTRAQVQQELAAARANGELEFGEEGYAATTFADVGSDKTRAQVKQELAAARAQGLTESNELAYPPVQG comes from the coding sequence ATGAAGACCCTCGTATCCGCCCTGATTCTGTCCGCCTCGGTTATCGGCGCTGCCCAAGCTGGCGAACTGGACTACCCGCCTCCCCTGAATACCGCCAGCACGGTGACCCGCGCTCAAGTGCAGCAAGAATTGGCCGCCGCCCGCGCCAACGGTGAACTGGAATTCGGTGAAGAAGGCTACGCCGCGACGACGTTTGCGGATGTCGGCTCGGACAAGACCCGCGCCCAAGTGAAGCAGGAATTGGCCGCCGCCCGTGCTCAAGGCCTGACCGAAAGCAACGAACTGGCTTACCCGCCCGTTCAAGGCTGA